A genomic segment from Zonotrichia albicollis isolate bZonAlb1 chromosome 19, bZonAlb1.hap1, whole genome shotgun sequence encodes:
- the BAHCC1 gene encoding BAH and coiled-coil domain-containing protein 1 isoform X2 — protein sequence MDGRDFAPPPRLLSERGSLGHRHGTGRVAGSAHGAVQPPGHFQPTKYFPAPISMATHTAGSSLMGSAPPSSFMGGFLSGSLGSGGPSHPAGPAASPPEPAFCGPHSGTSQIWFSHSHEAPGYPRFSGSLASTFLPMGHLDHHGNGNVLYGQHRFYESQKDNFYLRNLPAQPPLLPASHGFPGIARAAPGPPAGSCSRERDAGPLPKTPKDYERFLAAKDKGGKGDPKERLPEEDPKERHKAVLPVPPEGHCKEGVPPRGAGDGRPKPLASCLLGAKGLDGDGARAALPSCAGSALPRAARCAPKEREPGVPEAPQPYGEAVERRQMLHHAVSYAVPAAGSFPCLPLHAGPEVLCPLPEPPARELKLSGATLVPSVGPPTDKSRSFQAESGGMERGDGKERHAEAGTEPYGAPFHHPLKAEGPAERRLEWGAPGTRLKGLEYLGGSAAEGPPFSGRCPAPKAGMEKGYFEVPPAPDCSRAPRPDPLGVRVGPSCCTLEKGPPKEPPAQKVARIRHQQHPEAEAAEGKRKPLELGGLGYGGHPLPPWGVQGQGPPLPVAEERKGGPYLDPFGAGLVRAQEVPNAPDEVSAMKNLLKYSNGALLGGQKGPPFVGLASAKGSCAHQDAKFPSGKAQPELERPDCARGREHEALGPGGTEGEVRQPPVGIAVAVARQKDTLGRHEPYGAAGTGRQRAAPGVKGTARPVHLMELEAEEERGRLCEERLGLPGRDILLQDNKDLVEFARMHPSGGCPGELTPHLMMTGGSSLPAGQLGGDPAAHAHPAHTHWLPRTRSPSIWMGGHSYGIGHPALHQNLPPAFPASMPSTMQPVFPLAQDPPAQLVILPTEPPTHGTPHTLADVMDQASLWPPMYPGRGPGAHLQHTGQLPVYPRSQFLRQQELYALQQQQQQQQQQRAAQALEIQRQVHGQRKPEEQPLELEERAPEKPLKPSHKAVALNPPAKGLTSAAPAPPKLSPCCHSPALRHPAKCPVTLPTAPCTLPACPAASPAVAPRSPAASPLPAPSKGGEGEDARGEGQPPHRYPKPLEPDLPPGYGYPATAMGYPAAHSAEPADPDPVHAGSPPAEPEQSRTFSPAAEALRDPPRDPPAEAPGALLHRHHLLLPPAPGALCGERGAAPAAGGTEEPFGGHREVAQGAPEQPEQQHPVPQEGGSPLPPTAEEEEEEEEEEEEEEGDSDGSEPEGSCDEEEEEEEEEGGDVPSGHQGCTGGLEALIAAGIDLGELPALEEPEEPPPAPPSPAPHPSGIPGIALLSELADLELRRRRCDLAREGEDEELLAFNLQNLATVAAAWSLVEAAGREGSPPALSPLPVSPPPRARVPRRKYTWTPKTKAVCPLKAAMEQLNTQEVEVRMRLAELQRRYKEKQRELVRLQRRHDHERDESSRSPARRGPGRPRKRKHSSALGRAESRKVKAVKTSLSLLCAELRGDPEPQKKRSKLAGGTFSSLQGSPLKQKVKGKGLPPGLSPFRRRDPNPSARIQKKLNRPKSSKGSKYQGQDPGPRQPPHFRDEPEGDTDSEDGDEEPGLSLPSGPVAVLGPSPSSVVKMEANEKAKKKKERQGLLGPCRLGSPEGEVKIKQRPVKPGAAGKLEKLPGRRKAGGCPEGSKKKLKAKAKESLRPPAPGGPSPPGPPSSLFGGSDPRLLGPRDEGARLGDRSKKGTRKSKGLQAALRRKNGALSLALSPRSAKTILSKGKKLAKVKSKVATKQCKGRAVSKLLESFTVEDDFDFDDNSSFSEEEEELGGCLAGGARGGVPHACAIQKEDLRDGLHILIPKEDSLLYAGSVRTIQPPDIYSIIIEGERGNRQHIYSQEQLLQEAVLDIRPQSRRSLPPGTRVCAYWSQKSRCLYPGNVVRGSSSDEEEEDAEAVLVEFDDGDTGHIAVSNIRLLPPDFKIQCTEPSPALLVSSSCRRAKRACGDVGTPGALPPTLCPDHGPQPPRNSGRKAASKEKSGKALEGLSGRGPALGDSAGRRGGSLLSWAAVAQSKRKAANKGSAVLQNLFQVNGSAKKLRAKETLFPLHHHHHHLAAPVFGNAFGADSFGRIASSYGSFGAGAGLVLPAAQKLLRSKKAERLEAEVGRSGRRKAAGGEFLVKLDHEGVTSPKNKTCKALLLAEKDFGARLERPLGSHGYGHAGLGGRERRGRAAAHPLPVGLALRKYSGHGDFALNCDSDCHSSYSDMDEDEDAAGLGADVPSRFMTRLSVSSSSSGSSTSSSSGSISTSSLCSSDNEDSSYSSEDEDSALLLQTCLSHPVPALLAQPDALRPKGAAPQRCFLSKAAAAGPKAKLKRKDPLSFAKAKEFSRRQRLPSVENRPKISTFLPARQLWRWSGNPTQRRGMKGKARKLFYKAIVRGKETLRVGDCAVFLSAGRPNLPYIGRIESMWESWASNMVVKVKWFYHPEETKLGKRQSDGKNALYQSCHEDENDVQTISHKCQVVGREHYEQLTRGRRCQDRQDLYYLAGTYDPTTGRLVTADGVPILC from the exons CCGCCGGCTCCTGCAGCCGGGAGCGGGACGCCGGCCCCCTCCCCAAGACCCCCAAGGACTACGAGCGCTTCCTGGCGGCCAAGGACAAGGGGGGCAAGGGCGACCCCAAGGAGCGGCTGCCCGAGGAGGACCCCAAGGAGCGGCACAAGGCGGTGCTGCCGGTGCCGCCCGAGGGGCACTGCAAGGAGGGGGTGCCGCCGCGGGGGGCCGGCGACGGGCGCCCCAAACCCCTGGCCTCGTGCCTGCTGGGGGCCAAGGGGCTGGACGGGGATGGCGCCCGAGCCGCGCTGCCCAGCTGTGCCGGGAGCGCCCTGCCCCGCGCCGCCCGCTGCGCCCCCAAGGAGCGGGAGCCGGGGGTCCCCGAGGCGCCCCAGCCCTACGGCGAGGCGGTGGAGCGGCGGCAGATGCTGCACCACGCCGTGTCCTACGCCGTGCCCGCCGCcggctccttcccctgcctccCGCTGCACGCCGGCCCCGAGGTGCTGTGCCCGCTGCCCGAGCCCCCCGCCCGCGAGCTGAAGCTCAGCGGCGCTACCTTGGTGCCCTCGGTGGGGCCCCCGACGGACAAGAGCCGCTCCTTCCAGGCGGAGTCCGGCGGGATGGAGCGCGGGGACGGCAAGGAGCGGCACGCCGAGGCGGGCACCGAGCCCTACGGTGCCCCCTTCCACCACCCGCTGAAGGCTGAGGGGCCGGCGGAGCGGCGGCTGGAGTGGGGGGCTCCGGGCACGCGGCTCAAGGGGCTGGAGTACCTGGGGGGGAGCGCGGCTGAAGGACCCCCGTTCTCCGGCCGGTGCCCCGCGCCCAAGGCGGGTATGGAGAAGGGCTACTTCGAGGTGCCGCCCGCCCCCGACTGCTCCCGCGCCCCCCGGCCCGACCCTCTGGGCGTCCGCGTGGGCCCCTCCTGCTGCACTTTAGAGAAGGGCCCCCCCAAGGAGCCCCCGGCCCAGAAGGTGGCTCGGATCCGGCACCAGCAGCACCCCGAGGCGGAGGCGGCCGAGGGCAAGCGcaagcccctggagctggggggcCTGGGCTACGGCGGGCACCCCCTGCCCCCCTGGGgggtgcagggccagggccccCCCCTGCCCGTGGCCGAGGAGCGGAAGGGGGGGCCCTACCTGGACCCCTTTGGCGCGGGGCTGGTGCGGGCGCAGGAGGTGCCCAACGCCCCCGACGAGGTGTCGGCCATGAAGAACCTGCTCAAGTACAGCAACGGGGCGCTGCTGGGGGGGCAGAAGGGCCCCCCCTTCGTGGGGCTGGCCAGCGCCAAGGGCAGCTGCGCCCACCAGGACGCCAAATTCCCGTCGGGAAAGGCTCAGCCGGAGCTGGAGCGGCCGGACTGCGCCCGCGGCCGGGAGCACGAGGCGCTGGGCCCTGGCGGCACCGAGGGCGAGGTGCGGCAGCCGCCCGTGGGCATCGCGGTGGCCGTGGCGCGGCAGAAGGACACGCTGGGCCGCCACGAGCCCTACGGCGCCGCGGGCACCGGGCGGCAGCGGGCAGCACCTGGAGTCAAAG GCACTGCGCGGCCCGTGCACCTGATGGAGCTGGAGGCGGAGGAGGAGCGGGGCCGGCTGTGCGAGGAGCGCCTGGGGCTGCCCGGGAGGGACATCCTGCTCCA GGACAACAAGGACCTGGTGGAGTTTGCCCGGATGCACCCATCGGGGGGGTGTCCCGGGGAGCTGACCCCACACCTGATGATGACGGGGGGCTCGTCGCTGCCGGCGGGGCAGCTCGGGGGGGACCCCGCTGCCCACGCCCACCCTGCCCACACGCACTGGCTGCCCCGCACCCGCAGCCCCTCCATCTGGATGGGGGGACACTCCTACG GCATCGggcaccctgccctgcaccagaACCTGCcccctgccttccctgcctccATGCCCAGCACCATGCAGCCTGTGTTCCCCCTCGCCCAGGACCCCCCTGCCCAGCTCGTCATCCTCCCCACGGAGCCTCCCACCCACGGCACCCCCCACACGCTGG CTGACGTGATGGACCAGGCATCGCTGTGGCCCCCCATGTACCCGGGCCGGGGTCCCGGTGCCCACCTGCAGCACACGGGGCAGCTCCCCGTGTACCCACGGTCGCAGTTCCTGCGGCAGCAGGAGCTCtatgccctgcagcagcagcagcagcaacagcaacaGCAACGGGCGGCCCAGGCCCTCGAGATCCAGCGCCAGGTGCACGGCCAG CGGAAGccggaggagcagcccctggagctggaggagagggcTCCCGAGAAGCCCCTCAAACCCTCCCACAAAGCAGTTGCCTTAAACCCCCCGGCCAAGGGCCTGACCTCGGCGGCCCCCGCGCCCCCCAAGCTGTCCCCGTGCTGCCACTCGCCGGCCCTGCGGCACCCGGCCAAATGCCCGGTGACGCTGCCCACGGCCCCCTGCACTTTACCCGCCTGCCCCGCCGCCAGCCCCGCCGTGGCCCCGCGCTCGCCGGCCGCCAGCCCCCTGCCCGCCCCCAGCAAGGGCGGTGAGGGCGAGGACGCGCGGGGCGAGGGGCAGCCCCCGCACCGCTACCCCAAACCGCTGGAGCCAG ACCTGCCCCCCGGGTACGGCTACCCCGCCACGGCCATGGGCTACCCCGCAGCGCACTCGGCCGAGCCGGCGGACCCCGACCCCGTGCACGCCGGCTCCCCGCCCGCCGAGCCCGAGCAGTCCCGGACCTTCAGCCCCGCGGCCGAGGCGCTGCGGGACCCCCCGCGGGACCCCCCGGCCGAAGCTCCCGGGGCGCTGCTGCACCGGCACcacctgctgctgccgccggcACCGGGGGCGCTCTGCGGGGAGCGGGGCGCGGCGCCGGCCGCCGGCGGCACCGAGGAACCCTTCGGGGGGCACCGCGAGGTGGCTCAGGGAGCACCGGAGCagccggagcagcagcaccccgTGCCCCAGGAGGGGGGCTCCCCGCTGCCCCCCActgcggaggaggaggaggaggaggaggaagaagaggaggaggaggaaggcgacAGCGATGGCTCGGAGCCAGAGGGCAGCTgcgatgaggaggaggaagaggaagaggaggagggtgGTGACGTCCCCAGTGGGCACCAGGGCTGCACGGGTGGGCTGGAGGCGCTGATCGCCGCTGGCATCGACCTGGGGGAGCTGCCGGCGCTGGAGGAACCCGAGGAGCCCCCCCCGGCGCCCCCCTCGCCTGCCCCCCACCCCTCAGGGATCCCGGGCATCGCCCTGCTCAGCGAACTCGCCGACCTGGAGCTGCGCCGGCGCCGCTGCGACCTGGCCAGGGAAG gtgaggatgaggagctgctggcctTCAACCTGCAGAACCTGGCCACGGTGGCGGCCGCCTGGTCGCTGGTGGAGGCGGCAGGACGGGAGGGCAGCCCCCCCGCCCTCAGCCCCCTGCCCGTGtcccccccgccccgcgcccgcgTCCCCCGCCGCAAGTACACCTGGACCCCCAAAACCAAGGCC gtgtgcccgcTGAAGGCGGCCATGGAGCAGCTGAACACGCAGGAGGTGGAGGTGCGGATGCGCCTGGCCGAGCTCCAGCGCCGCTACAAGGAGAAGCAGCGGGAGCTGGTGAGGCTGCAGCGGCGCCACGACCACGA GCGTGACGAGAGCTCCCGCAGCCCCGCACGGCGTGGGCCGGGGCGGCCGAGGAAGAGGAAACACtccagtgccctgggcagggccgAGAGCCGCAAGGTCAA GGCAGTGAAgaccagcctgtccctgctgtgtgccGAGCTGAGGGGGGACCCCGAACCCCAGAAGAAGAGGAGCAAACTGGCCGGGGGGACCTTCAGCAGCCTCCAGGGCTCCCCG CTGAAGCAGAAGGTGAAGGGCAAGGGGCTGCCCCCCGGGCTCAGCCCCTTCCGCCGGAGGGACCCCAACCCCAGTGCCCGCATCCAGAAGAAGCTGAACCGGCCcaagagctccaagggctccaaGTACCAGGGGCAGGACCCCGGTCCCCGGCAGCCCCCCCACTTCAGAG ATGAGCCTGAGGGTGACACGGACAGCGAGGACGGGGACGAGGAGCCGGGGCTgtcactgccctcagggccggtggctgtgctgggccccTCCCCGTCCTCCGTGGTGAAGATGGAGGCCAACGAgaaggccaagaagaagaaggaaaggcaGGGGCTGCTAG GTCCCTGCCGGCTGGGCAGCCCCGAGGGCGAGGTGAAGATCAAGCAGCGGCCGGTGAAGCCAGGGGCAGCCGGGAAGCTGGAGAAGCTGCCGGGCCGGCGGAAGGCGGGGGGCTGCCCCGAGGGCAGCAAGAAGAAGCTGAAAGCCAAGGCCAAGGAGAGCCTGAGGCCCCCAGCCCCCGGCGGCCCcagccccccgggaccccccagcAGCCTCTTTGGGGGCAGCGACCCCCGGCTGCTGGGGCCGAGGGACGAGGGGGCTCGGCTGGGAGATAGGAGCAAGAAGGGCACCCGCAAGAGCaaagggctgcaggcagccctcaGG CGCAAGAACGGGGCACTCTCACTGGCCCTCTCCCCCCGGAGCGCCAAGACCATCCTGAGCAAGGGCAAGAAACTGGCCAAGGTCAAGAGCAAAGTGGCCACCAAACAG TGCAAGGGCCGGGCCGTCAGCAAACTCCTGGAGAGCTTCACCGTGGAGGACGACTTCGACTTCGACGACAACAGCAGCTtctcggaggaggaggaggagctggggggctgcctggcagggggGGCCCGCGGGGGGGTGCCCCACGCCTGCGCCATCCAGAAGGAGGATCTGCGGGATGGGCTGCACATCCTGATCCCCAAGGAGGACAGCCTGCTCTACGCCGGCAGCGTGCGCACCATCCAGCCCCCCGACAT ctaCAGCATCATCATCGAGGGTGAGCGGGGGAACCGGCAGCACATCTACtcgcaggagcagctgctgcaggaggcg GTCCTTGACATTCGGCCGCAGTCACGGCGGAGCCTCCCACCCGGCACCCGCGTCTGCGCCTACTGGAGCCAGAAATCCCGGTGCCTCTATCCCGGCAACGTGGTGCGAG GCTCCTCCAgtgacgaggaggaggaggacgccGAGGCCGTGCTGGTGGAGTTCGATGACGGGGACACGGGACACATCGCCGTGTCCAACATCCGCCTGCTGCCCCCCGACTTCAAGATCCAAT GCACCGAGCCCTCCCCGgccctgctggtgtccagcTCCTGCCGGAGGGCCAAGCGGGCGTGTGGCGACGTGGGCACCCCTGGGGCGCTGCCCCCCACGCTCTGCCCCGACCACGGCCCCCAGCCCCCCCGGAATTCCGGCAGGAAGGCAGCCAGCAAGGAGAAAAGTG GCAAAGCCCTGGAGGGGCTGTCGGGCCGGGGGCCGGCGCTGGGGGACTCGGCCGGGCGGCGCGGAGggtccctgctcagctgggccGCCGTGGCACAGAGCAAGCGGAAGGCAGCGAACAAGGGCTCGGCCGTGCTCCAGAACCTCTTCCAGGTCAACGGCAGCGCCAAGAAGCTGCGGGCCAAGGAGACGCTGTTCCCTctgcaccaccaccaccaccacctcgCCGCCCCCGTCTTCGGCAACGCCTTCGGCGCCGACTCCTTCGGCCGCATCGCCAGCTCCTACGGCTCCTTCGGCGCCGGCGCCGGGCTGGTGCTGCCCGCGGCCCAGAAGCTGCTGCGCTCCAAGAAAGCCGAGCGGCTGGAGGCCGAGGTGGGCAGGAGCGGGCGCAGGAAGGCGGCAGGCGGCGAGTTCCTGGTCAAGCTGGACCACGAAGGGGTGACGTCCCCCAAGAACAAGACGTGCAAGGCGCTGCTGTTGGCCGAGAAGGACTTCGGGGCCAGGCTGGAGCGGCCGCTGGGCAGCCACGGCTATGGGCACGCCGGGCTGGGCGGGCGGGAGCGCCGGGGCCGCGCGGCCGCACACCCGCTGCCCGTGGGGCTGGCGCTGCGCAAGTACTCGGGGCACGGGGACTTCGCCCTGAACTGCGACAGCGACTGCCACAGCTCCTACTCGGACATGGACGAGGACGAGGACGCGGCCGGGCTCGGCGCCGACGTCCCCTCGCGCTTCATGACGCGCCTTTCCGTGTCCTCCTCTTCCTCGGGCTCCTCCACCTCGTCCAGCTCCGGCTCCATCTCcacgtccagcctgtgctcctcGGACAACGAGGACTCCTCCTACAGCTCGGAGGACGAGGACTcggcgctgctgctgcagacCTGCCTGTCGCACCCGGTGCCGGCGCTGCTGGCGCAGCCGGACGCGCTGCGGCCCAAGGGCGCCGCGCCCCAGCGCTGCTTCCTGTCCAAGGCGGCCGCCGCCGGCCCCAAGGCCAAGCTCAAGCGCAAGGATCCCCTCAGCTTCGCCAAAGCCAAAGAGTTCTCCCGGCGGCAGCGCCTGCCCTCGGTGGAAAACCGGCCAAAGATCTCCACCTTCCTGCCCGCCCGCCAGCTCTGGAGGTGGTCGGGGAACCCCACGCAG cgGCGCGGCATGAAGGGCAAGGCGCGGAAGCTCTTCTACAAGGCCATCGTGCGGGGCAAGGAGACGCTGCGCGTGGGCGACTGCGCCGTGTTCCTGTCGGCCGGGCGGCCCAACCTGCCCTACATCGGCCGCATCGAGAGCATGTGGGAGTCCTGGGCCAGCAACATGGTGGTCAAGGTCAAGTGGTTCTACCACCCCGAGGAGACCAAGCTGGGCAAGCGCCAGAGCGACGGCAAG AACGCGCTGTACCAGTCGTGCCACGAGGACGAGAACGACGTGCAGACCATCTCGCACAAGTGCCAGGTGGTGGGGCGGGAGCACTACGAGCAGCTGACGCGCGGCCGCCGCTGCCAGGACCGCCAGGACCTCTATTACCTGGCGGGCACCTACGACCCCACCACGGGGCGCCTGGTGACCGCCGACGGGGTGCCCATCCTGTGCTGA